A part of Neovison vison isolate M4711 chromosome 6, ASM_NN_V1, whole genome shotgun sequence genomic DNA contains:
- the TIMM29 gene encoding mitochondrial import inner membrane translocase subunit Tim29, whose translation MATAALKRFWSRNQESGGPAAAKPGVWTRLGSWARVLLRDYAEACRDAAAAARARPWRAAVYTGLLGGAAACCALAPSEAAFEEALLDASGTLLLLAPATRNRASEDYVQRLLWLRGRGRLRHVNLGLCALVYEAPVDAEASLYQARCRYLQPRWTDFPDRILDLGFVGRWWVLAARMRDCDINDEEFQHLPAHLRVVGPHQLHSETNERLFDEKYKPVVLTEDQVDQALWEEQVLQKEKKDKLALSQVDSLVQSEVPR comes from the exons ATGGCGACGGCCGCTCTGAAGAGGTTTTGGtcccgaaaccaagagtctggtggCCCGGCGGCCGCGAAGCCAGGCGTGTGGACGCGGTTGG GCTCCTGGGCCCGCGTGCTGCTCCGGGACTACGCCGAGGCCTGCCGggacgcggcggcggcggcgcgggctcGACCCTGGCGGGCGGCCGTGTATACGGGGCTGCTGGGCGGCGCGGCGGCCTGCTGTGCGCTGGCACCGAGCGAGGCGGCCTTCGAGGAGGCGCTGCTGGATGCGTCGGGGACCCTTCTGCTGCTGGCCCCGGCCACGCGCAACCGCGCCTCCGAGGACTACGTGCAGCGGCTGCTGTGGCTGCGGGGTCGCGGCCGCCTCCGCCACGTGAACCTGGGCCTCTGCGCGCTGGTGTACGAGGCGCCCGTGGACGCCGAGGCCAGCCTCTACCAGGCCCGCTGCCGCTACCTGCAGCCCCGCTGGACCGACTTCCCGGACCGAATCCTGGACTTGGGCTTCGTGGGCCGCTGGTGGGTGCTGGCCGCCCGGATGCGCGACTGCGACATCAACGACGAGGAGTTCCAGCACCTGCCGGCTCATCTGCGCGTCGTCGGGCCGCATcagctgcattccgagaccaACGAGCGGCTCTTTGACGAGAAGTACAAGCCTGTCGTGCTCACCGAAGATCAGGTGGACCAGGCGCTGTGGGAGGAGCAGGTCttgcagaaggagaagaaagacaaaCTCGCCCTGAGTCAAGTCGACTCCCTGGTGCAGTCGGAGGTCCCCAGATGA
- the YIPF2 gene encoding protein YIPF2 isoform X2 codes for MAAADELAFHEFEEASDLLAETPDAATTSGSNQLTPQGHVAVAVDSGGSYGAEEEVEESDRTALLQEEKQQPGFWTFGYYQSFFDVDTSQVLDRIRGSLLPRPGHNFVRHHLRNRPDLYGPFWICATLAFVLAVTGNLTLVLAQRRDPSIHYSPQFHKVTVAGVTIYCYVWLVPLALWAFLRWRKGVRERMGPYTFLETVCVYGYSLFVFIPTVVLWLIPVPWLQWLFGGLALALSAASLVFTLWPVVREDTRAVAAVLLSTVVLLHALLAVGCKPLPLAHPAPPTQAASLSPDLPPPPTSRAHTT; via the exons ATGGCGGCGGCCGACGAGCTGGCCTTCCACG AGTTCGAGGAAGCTTCTGATCTGCTGGCCGAGACCCCAGATGCGGCCACCACCAGTGGAAGCAATCAGCTGACCCCACAGGGGCATGTGGCCGTGGCGGTGGACTCGGGTGGCAGTTATGGAGctgaggaggaagtggaggagagtGACAGGACTGCG CTcctgcaggaggagaagcagcagcccgGATTCTGGACGTTTGGCTACTATCAGAGTTTCTTTGACGTGGACACATCCCAG GTCCTGGACCGAATCCGAGGCTCGCTGCTGCCCCGGCCTGGCCACAACTTTGTGCGGCACCATCTGCGGAATCGGCCAGACCTGTACG GCCCCTTCTGGATCTGTGCCACACTGGCTTTCGTCTTGGCCGTCACTGGCAACCTGACCCTGGTGCTGGCCCAGAGGAGAGACCCCTCTATCCACTACAGCCCCCAGTTCCACAAGG TGACCGTGGCCGGCGTCACCATCTACTGCTACGTTTGGCTGGTGCCGCTGGCGCTGTGGGCCTTCCTGCGGTGGCGGAAGGGGGTCCGCGAGCGCATGGGGCCTTACACCTTCCTGGAAACCGTGTGCGTCTACGGCTACTCCCTCTTTGTCTTCATCCCCACCGTG GTCCTGTGGCTCATCCCTGTCCCATGGCTGCAGTGGCTCTTCGGGGGGCTGGCCCTGGCCCTGTCAGCCGCTAGCCTGGTGTTCACTCTCTGGCCTGTTGTCCGAGAGGACACCAGGGCGGTGGCTGCGGTCCTGCTCTCCACTGTCGTGCTGCTCCACGCCCTCCTGGCCGTGGGCTGTAAG cCGCTGCCTCTGGCGCACCCGGCCCCCCCAACGCAGGCTGCatctctgtccccagacctcccGCCACCGCCCACCTCTAGAGCCCACACCACCTAG
- the YIPF2 gene encoding protein YIPF2 isoform X1, with product MAAADELAFHEFEEASDLLAETPDAATTSGSNQLTPQGHVAVAVDSGGSYGAEEEVEESDRTALLQEEKQQPGFWTFGYYQSFFDVDTSQVLDRIRGSLLPRPGHNFVRHHLRNRPDLYGPFWICATLAFVLAVTGNLTLVLAQRRDPSIHYSPQFHKVTVAGVTIYCYVWLVPLALWAFLRWRKGVRERMGPYTFLETVCVYGYSLFVFIPTVVLWLIPVPWLQWLFGGLALALSAASLVFTLWPVVREDTRAVAAVLLSTVVLLHALLAVGCKFYFFQPLPLAHPAPPTQAASLSPDLPPPPTSRAHTT from the exons ATGGCGGCGGCCGACGAGCTGGCCTTCCACG AGTTCGAGGAAGCTTCTGATCTGCTGGCCGAGACCCCAGATGCGGCCACCACCAGTGGAAGCAATCAGCTGACCCCACAGGGGCATGTGGCCGTGGCGGTGGACTCGGGTGGCAGTTATGGAGctgaggaggaagtggaggagagtGACAGGACTGCG CTcctgcaggaggagaagcagcagcccgGATTCTGGACGTTTGGCTACTATCAGAGTTTCTTTGACGTGGACACATCCCAG GTCCTGGACCGAATCCGAGGCTCGCTGCTGCCCCGGCCTGGCCACAACTTTGTGCGGCACCATCTGCGGAATCGGCCAGACCTGTACG GCCCCTTCTGGATCTGTGCCACACTGGCTTTCGTCTTGGCCGTCACTGGCAACCTGACCCTGGTGCTGGCCCAGAGGAGAGACCCCTCTATCCACTACAGCCCCCAGTTCCACAAGG TGACCGTGGCCGGCGTCACCATCTACTGCTACGTTTGGCTGGTGCCGCTGGCGCTGTGGGCCTTCCTGCGGTGGCGGAAGGGGGTCCGCGAGCGCATGGGGCCTTACACCTTCCTGGAAACCGTGTGCGTCTACGGCTACTCCCTCTTTGTCTTCATCCCCACCGTG GTCCTGTGGCTCATCCCTGTCCCATGGCTGCAGTGGCTCTTCGGGGGGCTGGCCCTGGCCCTGTCAGCCGCTAGCCTGGTGTTCACTCTCTGGCCTGTTGTCCGAGAGGACACCAGGGCGGTGGCTGCGGTCCTGCTCTCCACTGTCGTGCTGCTCCACGCCCTCCTGGCCGTGGGCTGTAAG ttttacttcttccagcCGCTGCCTCTGGCGCACCCGGCCCCCCCAACGCAGGCTGCatctctgtccccagacctcccGCCACCGCCCACCTCTAGAGCCCACACCACCTAG
- the YIPF2 gene encoding protein YIPF2 isoform X3, whose protein sequence is MAAADELAFHEFEEASDLLAETPDAATTSGSNQLTPQGHVAVAVDSGGSYGAEEEVEESDRTAVLDRIRGSLLPRPGHNFVRHHLRNRPDLYGPFWICATLAFVLAVTGNLTLVLAQRRDPSIHYSPQFHKVTVAGVTIYCYVWLVPLALWAFLRWRKGVRERMGPYTFLETVCVYGYSLFVFIPTVVLWLIPVPWLQWLFGGLALALSAASLVFTLWPVVREDTRAVAAVLLSTVVLLHALLAVGCKFYFFQPLPLAHPAPPTQAASLSPDLPPPPTSRAHTT, encoded by the exons ATGGCGGCGGCCGACGAGCTGGCCTTCCACG AGTTCGAGGAAGCTTCTGATCTGCTGGCCGAGACCCCAGATGCGGCCACCACCAGTGGAAGCAATCAGCTGACCCCACAGGGGCATGTGGCCGTGGCGGTGGACTCGGGTGGCAGTTATGGAGctgaggaggaagtggaggagagtGACAGGACTGCG GTCCTGGACCGAATCCGAGGCTCGCTGCTGCCCCGGCCTGGCCACAACTTTGTGCGGCACCATCTGCGGAATCGGCCAGACCTGTACG GCCCCTTCTGGATCTGTGCCACACTGGCTTTCGTCTTGGCCGTCACTGGCAACCTGACCCTGGTGCTGGCCCAGAGGAGAGACCCCTCTATCCACTACAGCCCCCAGTTCCACAAGG TGACCGTGGCCGGCGTCACCATCTACTGCTACGTTTGGCTGGTGCCGCTGGCGCTGTGGGCCTTCCTGCGGTGGCGGAAGGGGGTCCGCGAGCGCATGGGGCCTTACACCTTCCTGGAAACCGTGTGCGTCTACGGCTACTCCCTCTTTGTCTTCATCCCCACCGTG GTCCTGTGGCTCATCCCTGTCCCATGGCTGCAGTGGCTCTTCGGGGGGCTGGCCCTGGCCCTGTCAGCCGCTAGCCTGGTGTTCACTCTCTGGCCTGTTGTCCGAGAGGACACCAGGGCGGTGGCTGCGGTCCTGCTCTCCACTGTCGTGCTGCTCCACGCCCTCCTGGCCGTGGGCTGTAAG ttttacttcttccagcCGCTGCCTCTGGCGCACCCGGCCCCCCCAACGCAGGCTGCatctctgtccccagacctcccGCCACCGCCCACCTCTAGAGCCCACACCACCTAG